One Coffea arabica cultivar ET-39 chromosome 5e, Coffea Arabica ET-39 HiFi, whole genome shotgun sequence DNA segment encodes these proteins:
- the LOC113743437 gene encoding uncharacterized protein translates to MTHQKNQPVADRRKSISDRRFKNEKKSSSSESLGFFSESPKDWNDFASIMEKSDENLLSESAENGIDLLSPDTSLALATVASSDLSPLSSITMSDEHEEATDTTDPSTTMNSETGSLTSVEAELVVKLLNRAIKSRGTNLKTKKVLDALVNLVVEEFIQLPEEKDSFNELMAKKANLVVLSFLLWTIAVFAALFFSGNQRSFSGAIPPT, encoded by the exons ATGACGCATCAGAAAAATCAGCCGGTTGCAGATCGCCGAAAATCGATCTCCGATCGCCGTTTCAAG AATGAGAAAAAGAGCTCAAGTTCCGAAAGTTTGGGTTTCTTTTCTGAATCACCAAAGGACTGGAACGATTTCGCTTCGATCATGGAGAAGTCGGACGAGAATCTTCTCAGTGAATCAGCTGAG AATGGAATTGATTTATTGAGTCCAGACACTTCACTTGCATTGGCCACTGTTGCTTCATCTGATCTCTCCCCTCTGTCATCAATAACCATGTCTGATGAGCACGAAGAAGCTACAGACACAACTGATCCATCTACAACTATGAATTCAGAAACAGGGAGCTTAACTAGTGTTGAGGCAGAGCTAGTAGTGAAACTTCTTAACAGAGCTATAAAGTCAAGAGGCACGAACTTGAAAACTAAGAAGGTTTTGGATGCTTTGGTTAATCTCGTTGTTGAAGAGTTCATTCAGTTGCCTGAGGAGAAGGACAGCTTCAATGAACTCATGGCCAAAAAAGCCAATCTTGTTGTTCTGAGCTTCTTGCTGTGGACCATTGCAGTCTTTGCAGCTCTTTTCTTCTCTGGAAACCAACGATCCTTCAGTGGAGCAATACCACCAACCTGA
- the LOC113687845 gene encoding uncharacterized protein — MVRTPCCDKSGLRKGTWTPEEDRKLTAYVTRYGCWNWRQLPKFAGLSRCGKSCRLRWMNYLRPNLKRGNYTKEEDELIIKLHESLGNRWSAIATHLPGRTDNEIKNHWHTTLNKSTKQESRSGEPKRSSKSRSNREKNIRKRRKEEQENPPANPATQEILESSQISSQLSPSPSSSLSSPSSDHQRSSSNSTTTTSDIHAPDSSNSLAGFSDIIAELAAESGGTFWTEPFVTDYCNIAYYPPSPFTSEALLCSYDYYDDNVNTLLW; from the exons atggtgagGACTCCTTGCTGTGATAAATCTGGATTGAGGAAGGGCACTTGGACTCCAGAAGAAGATAGGAAATTAACAGCTTATGTTACTAGATACGGCTGCTGGAACTGGCGTCAACTTCCCAAGTTTGCCG GCTTGTCAAGATGCGGAAAAAGCTGCAGACTTAGGTGGATGAATTATTTGAGGCCCAACCTTAAAAGAGGAAACTACACCAAAGAAGAAGATGAACTTATCATTAAGCTGCATGAATCACTTGGGAATAG GTGGTCAGCAATTGCAACCCACTTGCCGGGAAGAACAGATAATGAGATTAAAAATCATTGGCACACTACTCTCAATAAAAGCACAAAACAAGAATCAAGATCAGGTGAACCAAAACGGAGCTCCAAAAGCCGTTCCAACAGGGAGAAAAACATccgaaagagaagaaaggaggaaCAAGAAAATCCTCCAGCTAATCCTGCAACTCAGGAAATACTGGAAAGTTCTCAAATTTCATCACAACTATCACCATCGCCATCATCATCGTTATCATCACCCTCAAGTGATCATCAGCGTTCCTCGTCAAATTCTACGACAACAACTAGTGACATTCATGCTCCAGACTCATCGAATTCCCTTGCTGGTTTCAGTGATATCATCGCTGAATTAGCTGCAGAATCCGGTGGAACTTTTTGGACAGAACCATTTGTGACAGACTACTGCAACATCGCATACTATCCACCTTCTCCTTTTACCAGCGAAGCATTGTTATGCTCATATGATTATTACGATGATAATGTGAACACCTTGCTATGGTGA
- the LOC140007070 gene encoding uncharacterized protein, whose translation MAGTLKDLASNIVKLERFDGENFIRWQKRVRFLLTALKVVYVLTTPKPLINPKEETLEGIRKRQKWENDDEICRDHILNTMSDNMFDVYHSITTAKELWESKYMQEDATSNNFLVSSFNNYKMVDSKSVMEQFSEIEGLLNHFTQHNLQINEAIIVCSIIDKLPPSWKDFKRDLKHKKEDISLEILAKSLRVKEEIHMQEKKNTQILEENKDSTSKVHVIEERQTEKFQGSKKGQQPKNQSKKRKKGQCFYCKKEGHYKSECKILQNKKKNQESSQNTSKNLVTMISEINMIEDDFAWWVDSGATRHM comes from the coding sequence ATGGCTGGTACCCTGAAAGATTTGGCATCTAACATTGTCAAACTCGAGAGATTTGATGGAGAAAATTTCATTCGTTGGCAAAAACGTGTTCGTTTCCTTCTCACTGCACTCAAAGTGGTCTATGTTTTGACCACACCAAAACCATTGATTAATCCCAAGGAAGAAACTCTTGAAGGCATCCGAAAACGTCAGAAATGGGAGAACGATGATGAAATATGCCGTGATCACATCCTCAATACTATGAGTGACAACATGTTTGATGTCTACCATTCAATTACTACTGCCAAGGAACTTTGGGAGTCCAAGTACATGCAAGAAGATGCTACAAGTAATAATTTTCTTGTCTCATcttttaataattataaaatggtaGATAGTAAGTCTGTTATGGAGCAATTTAGTGAGATTGAAGGGCTTCTTAATCACTTCACACAACACAATCTACAAATCAATGAAGCCATTATTGTTTGCTCTATAATAGATAAGTTACCACCTTCTTGGAAAGATTTCAAGAGAGACCTCAAACATAAGAAAGAGGATATCTCTCTTGAGATTCTTGCTAAATCTCTTCGAGTAAAAGAGGAAATTCacatgcaagaaaagaagaatacTCAAATCCTTGAAGAGAACAAAGATTCTACTTCAAAAGTGCATGTGATTGAAGAGAGACAAACTGAAAAGTTTCAAGGAAGCAAGAAGGGTCAACAACCCAAGAACCAgtccaagaaaaggaagaagggaCAATGCTTCTATTGCAAGAAAGAGGGACATTACAAGTCCGAATGCAAGATTCttcaaaacaagaagaagaatcaaGAGTCTTCCCAAAACACAAGCAAAAATCTTGTGACAATGATATCTGAAATCAATAtgattgaagatgattttgctTGGTGGGTTGATTCTGGAGCTACGCGACACATGTAA